The following coding sequences are from one Vulpes vulpes isolate BD-2025 chromosome 12, VulVul3, whole genome shotgun sequence window:
- the OR6T1 gene encoding olfactory receptor 6T1, which yields MSLENWTQVTEFVLLGFPRSHILQSLLFLGLMVTYIVTASGNLLIIGLTWVSRRLHTQMYFFLRNLSFLELLLVSVVVPKMLVIILTGDHSISFASCILQSYLYFLLGTTDFFLLAVMSLDRYLAICRPLHYETLMSGRVCSQLVLASWLAGFVWVLCPTILMASLPFCGPRGIDHFFCDSWPLLRLSCGDTRLLELVAFVLSTAVLLGSLVVTLVSYACIIATVFRAPTAAEQKKAFSTCASHLTVVVIVYGSSIFLYIRVSEAQSSLLNKGASVLSCIITPLLNPFIFSLRNDKVKQALRDALRWHRIMAMRDYEDHK from the coding sequence ATGAGTCTGGAAAACTGGACTCAGGTGACAGAGTTTGTTCTTTTGGGTTTCCCCAGAAGCCACATCCTACAGTCCCTGCTGTTCCTGGGGTTGATGGTGACCTACATTGTAACGGCCTCAGGCAACCTACTCATTATTGGGCTCACCTGGGTGAGCAGACGCCTACACACACAGATGTACTTCTTCCTGAGGAACCTGTCCTTTCTGGAGCTGTTGCTTGTGTCTGTTGTGGTTCCGAAAATGCTTGTCATCATTCTCACAGGGGATCACTCCATCTCATTTGCCAGTTGCATCCTCCAATCCTACCTCTACTTCCTCCTTGGCACCACCGACTTCTTCCTCTTAGCTGTCATGTCTCTGGATCGTTACTTGGCAATCTGCCGCCCCCTCCACTATGAGACTCTGATGAGCGGTCGCGTCTGTTCCCAATTAGTTCTGGCCTCCTGGCTAGCTGGATTCGTCTGGGTGCTCTGTCCCACCATCCTCATGGCCAGCCTACCTTTCTGTGGCCCCCGTGGTATTGACCACTTTTTCTGTGACAGTTGGCCTTTGCTGAGGCTCTCTTGTGGAGACACCCGCCTACTGGAGCTGGTGGCATTTGTGCTCTCCACGGCAGTGTTACTGGGGTCACTGGTGGTGACCTTGGTTTCCTATGCCTGCATTATTGCCACAGTTTTCAGGGCCCCCACAGCTGCTGAGCAGAAGAAGGCATTCTCCACTTGTGCCTCACATCTTACTGTGGTGGTCATCGTCTATGGCAGCTCCATTTTTCTCTACATCCGTGTGTCAGAGGCTCAGTCCTCACTGCTCAACAAAGGTGCCTCAGTCCTGAGCTGTATCATCACACCCCTCCTGAACCCATTCATCTTCAGTCTCCGCAATGATAAGGTGAAGCAGGCCCTGAGAGATGCCCTGAGGTGGCACAGAATCATGGCGATGAGAGACTACGAGGAtcacaagtaa
- the OR4D5 gene encoding olfactory receptor 4D5 gives MNPANHTQVTGFVLLGLSQVWELRFFFFIVFSAVYLMTVMGNLLIVAIVTSDPRLHTTMYFLLGNLSFLDFCYSTITAPRMLVDLLSGNPIISFGSCLTQLFFFHFIGGIKIFLLTVMAFDRYIAISQPLRYRIIMNRTVCGLLMVASWVGGFIHSIVQVGLTIQLPFCGPDKLDNFYCDVPQLIKLACTDTFVLELLMVSNNGLVTLMCFLVLLGSYTALLVMLRGHSWEGRSKALSTCASHIAVVTLIFVPCVYIYARPFRTFPMDKVVSVLYTMVTPMLNPAIYTLRNKEAIMAMKKLWRRQKDLLGPLEH, from the coding sequence ATGAATCCAGCAAATCATACCCAGGTGACAGGTTTTGTCCTCCTGGGGCTCTCTCAGGTATGGGAGCTCCGGTTCTTCTTCTTCATTGTCTTCTCAGCTGTGTATCTTATGACTGTAATGGGAAATCTCCTTATTGTGGCCATAGTGACCTCTGACCCACGCCTCCACACAACCATGTATTTTCTCTTAGGCAATCTTTCTTTCCTAGACTTTTGCTACTCTACCATCACGGCACCTAGGATGCTGGTTGACTTGCTCTCAGGCAACCCCATTATTTCCTTTGGTAGCTGCCTGACTCagctctttttcttccatttcattgGAGGCATCAAGATCTTCCTGCTGACCGTGATGGCGTTTGACCGCTATATTGCCATCTCCCAGCCCTTGCGCTACAGGATTATTATGAATAGGACAGTCTGTGGGCTCCTCATGGTAGCCTCCTGGGTGGGGGGCTTCATCCACTCCATTGTACAGGTTGGACTGACTATCCAGCTGCCATTCTGTGGGCCTGACAAGCTGGACAACTTTTACTGTGATGTGCCTCAGCTGATCAAATTGGCCTGCACAGATACTTTTGTTTTAGAGCTTCTGATGGTGTCTAACAATGGCCTGGTGACCCTGATGTGTTTTCTGGTGCTCCTGGGATCCTACACGGCACTGCTGGTCATGCTCCGAGGCCACTCCTGGGAGGGCCGCAGCAAAGCCCTATCCACTTGTGCTTCTCATATTGCCGTAGTGACCTTAATCTTTGTGCCTTGTGTCTACATCTATGCAAGGCCATTTCGCACCTTCCCTATGGACAAGGTGGTCTCTGTGCTGTACACGATGGTCACTCCCATGCTGAATCCTGCCATCTATACCCTGAGAAACAAGGAAGCGATCATGGCCATGAAGAAGCTGTGGAGAAGGCAAAAAGACCTTCTGGGTCCCCTGGAGCACtga
- the LOC112920208 gene encoding olfactory receptor 8B3-like: protein MAIGNDSSVTEFILLGLTQQPELQLPLFFIFLGFYVVTMVGNMGLIFLIGLNPHLHTPMYYFLFNLSFIDFCYSSVIIPRMLMSFVKENIISYAECMTQLCFFSFFVIDECYVLTSMAYDRYVAICKPLLYKVTMSHQVCLMLMVGTYVMGFVGAIAHTGCMLRLSFCDGNIINHYMCDIPPLLQLSCTSTYINEVMVFIVVGINVIVPSLTISISYTLILSNIFHIRSTEGRSKAFSTCSSHIVTVSLFFGASAFMYLKPSPAGSLDRDKVSTVFYTIVGPMMNPFIYSLRNKDVKIALSKTLKKRVFS, encoded by the coding sequence ATGGCCATAGGAAATGACTCTTCAGTGACCGAGTTTATCCTGCTGGGTTTAACACAACAGCCAGAACTCCAGCTGcctctcttcttcattttcttaggaTTCTATGTGGTCACCATGGTGGGGAACATGGGCTTGATTTTTCTGATTGGTCTGAACCCTCACCTGCACACTCCCATGTACTACTTTCTCTTCAACCTTtccttcattgatttctgctacTCCTCTGTCATAATCCCTAGAATGCTGATGAGTTTTGTAAAGGAGAACATCATCTCTTATGCAGAGTGCATGACACAgctctgttttttctctttctttgttatCGATGAGTGCTATGTTTTGACATCAATGGCCTATGACCGGTATGTGGCCATCTGTAAGCCCCTGCTTTACAAGGTCACCATGTCCCATCAGGTCTGCCTCATGCTGATGGTGGGAACATATGTGATGGGGTTTGTGGGTGCCATTGCTCACACCGGATGTATGCTGAGACTCAGCTTCTGTGATGGCAACATCATCAATCATTACATGTGTGACATACCTCCTCTTCTCCAGCTCTCTTGCACGAGCACCTACATCAATGAGGTCATGGTTTTCATTGTGGTGGGCATCAATGTAATAGTGCCCAGTCTCACTATCTCCATTTCTTACACCTTGATCCTCTCCAACATATTCCATATCCGTTCTACAGAGGGCAGGTCCAAAGCCTTCAGTACCTGCAGCTCTCACATAGTTactgtttctctcttctttggagCATCAGCATTCATGTACCTTAAGCCTTCTCCTGCTGGGTCCCTGGATCGAGATAAAGTATCCACAGTTTTTTATACCATCGTGGGGCCAATGATGAATCCTTTTATTTACAGTCTAAGGAACAAAGATGTTAAAATTGCACTGAGTAAGACTTTGAAGAAAAGGGTATTCTCATAA